A region of Streptomyces liliifuscus DNA encodes the following proteins:
- the folE gene encoding GTP cyclohydrolase I, translated as MTTSTASPETPLGAALPVPGRPAADIDTARVSYLVRQLLIALGEDPAREGLIGTPERVAAWWSNFLSPDDATSVTCFSEPLLSDQLVVVGGMSVWALCEHHMLPMNLEVTAGYVPDGEVVGLSKFGRIAAHFAGRLQVQERFTKQVAEYLTGVIGRKDVAVAVRGLHLCMSMRGVRMEAARTTTLHAGGRFGTDPVLNQQFLAAAQWNAA; from the coding sequence ATGACGACCTCCACGGCCAGCCCCGAGACCCCTCTGGGCGCCGCCCTCCCCGTTCCCGGCCGGCCCGCCGCGGACATCGACACCGCCCGGGTCAGCTACCTGGTCCGCCAGCTCCTGATCGCGCTGGGCGAGGATCCCGCCCGCGAGGGGCTCATCGGCACCCCCGAGCGCGTCGCGGCCTGGTGGAGCAACTTCCTGTCCCCGGACGACGCCACGTCGGTCACCTGTTTCAGCGAGCCCCTGCTGAGCGACCAGCTGGTTGTCGTGGGCGGCATGAGCGTGTGGGCGCTCTGCGAGCACCACATGCTGCCCATGAACTTGGAGGTCACTGCCGGATATGTGCCCGACGGCGAGGTGGTTGGCCTGTCGAAGTTCGGACGTATCGCCGCGCACTTCGCGGGGCGTCTCCAGGTCCAGGAACGCTTCACCAAGCAGGTCGCTGAGTACCTCACCGGCGTGATCGGGCGCAAGGACGTCGCCGTCGCCGTACGCGGGCTGCACCTGTGCATGAGCATGCGCGGCGTGCGGATGGAGGCCGCCCGCACCACCACGCTGCACGCCGGAGGCCGGTTCGGCACTGACCCGGTGCTCAACCAGCAGTTCCTCGCCGCGGCCCAGTGGAACGCGGCCTGA